The Chitinibacter bivalviorum genomic interval CCTGAAGATGAAGTTTCAATCGAAAATTGGAACAAAAAGCTCACGTTGGCCACCAAAGGGACAACTTGCTCATAATCAGTTCGAATGACAGTGCGGCCAGCAACCTGAGTAATGATTAGATCTTCAGGCTTAATGGCATGAATATTACTAATATCTGCATGTCGTACGTATGATTCGCGAATTGCAGCAGGTGTAGCACCGCTATTTTGCTTGGCAATGGTAGTTAAAGCCTGTTTGATATTGAAGTATTCAATATAAGTGGGCACTACCTTAAATGCAGTAATCAGTGCCATAGCCACCGCCATGGCCACGATAATAAAGCCAAAAAATGACAAACCTTGCTGCTTTTTCATCATCAGATCCCCGTTATAAATTTATTCTATTTTAGTACCGACACGATCCAGATGCTTGAAGTTCATCCAGATAAAGAAGGCCTTACCTACGACATACTTATCTGAGACAAAACCCCAGTATCGGCTATCCGCACTGTGATCGCGATTATCACCCATCGCAAAATACTGACCTTCAGGTACTTTACACTCGAAGCCACTTTCATCATAACGGCAATT includes:
- a CDS encoding DUF4845 domain-containing protein; the protein is MMKKQQGLSFFGFIIVAMAVAMALITAFKVVPTYIEYFNIKQALTTIAKQNSGATPAAIRESYVRHADISNIHAIKPEDLIITQVAGRTVIRTDYEQVVPLVANVSFLFQFSIETSSSGPSE